The stretch of DNA GGCCATCGTCATTCCCGGGAGTGCAGGTGTCCGGCAGGGACGCGGCCGACCCTGGTTCGCACCATCTTCCGCGCCATGTGCTCGAGCAGGCGGACGTCCTTGGGCGTGAGTTCTGCCCGGGCGAACAGAGCGCGCCACTCGCGGAAGTACCGCTCGACGTTGACTTTCGGCAGGGCCTCCACTGCCTGCAGTCCCTCGCACAGCAGGCCGAGCATGGCTTCCTTCAGCTCGTGGGTGGCCAACCGTGGATGGGAAGAGGGAAGCCGGCCGGCACGGAAGACTTCGTAAGCCACGATGGCGACGGCGTGGGAGAGGTTGAGCGCGGGCTGGTGGGGATGAGTGGGGATCGTCGCCCGCTGGCCGCAGCGGGCCAGCTCGTCCGCGGTGAGGCCCGACGTTTCAGGGCCGAAAACGAGAGAGGCAACCGCGCCCTCGCCCAAGGCGGCCACACGGGCCGCCGCCTCCCGGACGTCGAGGACCGGAGCCTTGCGTTCTCCCCGGCTGGAAAGGGCGACCGCAAGCGCGGAGTCACCGACGGCGCCCCCGAGATCGGGGAAGACTCGAGCCTGCTCGAGCACATCCTGGGCGCCCCAGGCGGTGCGCCAACATTCGACGGTGCGCCAGTCGCCCGGAGCCACAAGGTCAAGCCCGGCCAGCCCCGCGTTGCGCACGAGGCGGGCGGAGGCGCCGACGTTGGCGGGGCCCTCGGGCCGGACCAGGACGATGCGGACCCGGGGCAAGCCCGCCTAGGCCCCGGGGGGGGTGTAGTGGATGTAGGCGTTGAGCCAGCGGATCTCCTCGTCTTTCTCGCTGAGGTCGATCTGCAGGAGGTCCCTCTGGGAGCACATCCCCACCAGTCGGTCTCCGTGCACGACGGGCAGGTGGCGGCAGCCCGCCTGCTTCATCTTGCGGAGCCCGTCCTCGTGGGACTCGTTGACCGCCGCCACCACCAGGTCTCGGCTCATGATCTCCCGGACCATGACCTCGTCGGGGTCCAGGCCGGGCGCTACCACCCGGCTCATGATGTCGCGCTCGGAAACAATGCCGGCCAGGCGGTCCCCTTCCAGAACCGCCACCGCCCCCACCCGGCGCTCAGTCAGATAGCGGGCGGCCTCACGTACGGTCTGGTCGCAACGGACGTGGTAGACCTCGCGGCCCGCCACCATGGCACCGATCGTCTTCATGGATCGTCTCCCTTCCGCTCCGCTTCCGGCCAATGACGCAGGAAGCGACGCACACGGGGATGCTGGCGGCAATAGTCCTCGAGCTGTTCACGCAGCCGACCACGGTCCATCTCGGAGAGCGTCACGAATTCGAGGCCGGCCCCCGCGGGCAGTTCCTTGGAGGGCAGGGGCTGGCCGGCCGGGTGCCACCAGGCCACCCGGCAACTGGCCGCGAACGGGATCTCGTTTCCGGGAAGGGAAACCCGGATTTCGATCTCCGTTCCCACGGGCAGCGGCTCCGCCCGTTCGATGAAGACGCCGGACAGGCCGACATCGATGACGAACACCTCTTCCTGGGTGCCGCCTTTGTGGGTGAGGGTGGCCCGTCGGACAAACGGGATCCGTAGCTTCCTCAGGACGCTCTCGGGAGGAACTCCCTCCTCGGCGTTGGGGAGCACGGCTTTTGGCATCTTGGGATCCTTGATCAGGCTAGCATCCCCCGCGCGAGGCTGTCAACGGTCCCCCGTCACATCGGCCCGCGAGGGCTCGCCGCGTTGACAGCCCGCTCAAGGCTGTGGTTGAATGCCCGAGTTAAGCTCATTCTTTGCTAGGATTTTGTGGCTTTTAGGGGCGGCCCGCCGTGACCGGTTCCTCTAATGACGTGACCCATCCGACGTTGGTCGTGACCGGCGGCCCCCTCGACGGGACCGTCTTCGTGGCCGATGCTGCCCAGAACCTGTTGGGGTCCAGCAGCGACTGCCAGATCCAGGTCCTGCTCGGCAACGTCGAGCCCTTTCACGCCAAGCTGACGCGCAACCCCCGGGGCCTTCTCCTCTCGGACGGCGGTAGCGCCACCGGCACCTACGTCAACGGCGAGAAGATCGGCGCGGACCACCTGCTGAACGATGGCGATCGCATCTGCCTGGGGCCACCGGGCTCGAAAGGCAGCGCGAAGATGCTGGTGCGGCTGCCACCGGGAGGCGGTGGCCTTTCCGCCGGCTCCACCGACGGGAGCGAGGTCGTTGACACCGACGCCGAACCTCTAATCCTGGTCAAGCCGGACCACGCTCCGGAGAGCACGCCCGGGCCGACCAGTCCTTTTTCCGCTCCCCCCCTCCCACCGCCGGCGGCTCCTGCCGCGTTCCCCCCCCCGCCACCTCCTCCCCCCTCCCCGCCCGTGGAGGTCCCCAAGGCCGCACCCGCGCCGCCGCCACCTCCGCCCCCGCCCCCGCCGACAGAGGCCAAGAAGCCCGCCCCGCGGCCCGAGTACACGACGGACCTGCCCTCCATCGGAGATGAGCGCGCGCGGGCGCCCCTGGAAGTCCCTCCCCCGACCGTCGGCAAGCCCAAACCGTCAGTCATCCCCAAGGTCCGGGCGCGCGCGCCTCTGTCCCCCGCGCTGATCCTCGGCCTGCTCGCGCTCGTCTTGGCCGCGGGCGGCTACTACGCGTTCCATCGCTTCTGGAAGACCCGCCCCGTGCTCTCCTCCGTCCTGCCCCCCAAGGTCGAGCCGGGCCAGACCGTCACCCTGACCGGGACCGGTTTCGAGACGGAGCCGGCCGGGAACACGGTCCGTATCGGGAGCCAGCTCGGCGTCGTCACTTCCGCCGGCACGACCCAACTGACCGTTACCGTGCCCGCAGCCTTGGCCGACGCCGGGCCCCAGGACCTACCCGTGCGGGTGCAGACGCGGGGCGGCCAGTCCCAACCCCTCACGCTGAAGGTCTACCGGCTGCCGAAGATTCTCGCCATCGAGCCGGAGGTGAGCATGCCCGGGCAGGAGATCGTGCTGCGGGGCCAGAACCTCGGTGGCAAGCCGCTCATCGTGGTCGTGGGCGGCCTTACCGCCGAAGTCAAGGAGGCAGAGCCGGAGGCCCTGCGCGTAGTCGTGCCCGATGTCCCCGTGATCCAGGGACGCACGACTCCGGTCTACGTCCAAATCGGGCCCGACTCGGCGAAACCGGGCGAGCTGATCCTGGGCCGTCTTCCCCTAGTACTACAGCTGTCCCCATCATCCGGATCGGCAGGCGACCGCGTGATCGTGCGGGGTCGGGGCTTCGACGCCGAGCCCTCCCGGAACGTGGTCACTTTCGGCGGTCAGCCGGCCCTGGTGCTCGCGGCCTCTGCTGCCGAAATGACGGTTTCAGCCCCCGGGCTCGTGGGGGCGTCGACGCAGACCGAAGTCCCGGTGGTGGTGAGAGCCCACGGCAGCGCCTCCACCACCTCCGCCCTGTTCGTGCTCAAGCGGGTTTCGGCGGGCACGTTCCTTCCCCGGTTTTTCGCGACGCCGGTGGCCGAGTTCCCGGGCGAAGACCTGGCCTTCGTCTCCAGTGAGCTTGGTCCGCTGTTCGTCCTTTCCGGAAAGGGGGAGGCCACCTCGACCGCGGAGAGGGCGGTGCACCTGGCGAGCACCCTGAATACTCTGGTGGAGAACGGGGCCACCAGGCCGCCGACGTTCGAGTTCCGCGAGAAACCGGCCCCCAATGTGGCCGTGGTCGGCAACCCCGTCCCGCTCCTCATCGCGGGGACGGCCGATGCCGCTGCTTATGACAAGCCCTGGGATCCCGGCCAGAAGAGCTCAGGACGCGCCTCCCCCCGCAGCTTGGCCAACTACTGGACCGCCCTATTGCAGGACTATTTCACCCTCTTCCTCCGCGGCCAGAGACCCTTGCGCGTCATCGAGCTGTCGCCGCGGGGGAAGGCCCTGAGCGAAATCTACTCCGAGGCGCTGCGGGAGGTCGGGTCCGGGGCGGGCGTGCCGAGTCGGATCGTCCAGCCCTTGGGCGTCTCCCTCTCCAGGGCCCTGCGTGAGATGGCGCTCCTGCTGCCCACCGAGGGCCAGGCGCGGGCAACGGCCGCGCTGGAGGGGCGCTGGGCCGGCACCATGGAAGAAGGAGGGGGAGGGCCGCGCGAGATCCGGATCCGCTTCCGCTTGGAGGGCCCGCGATTGTCGGGCTCGCTGTCCGCGGGGGAGGGGGGCATCGAGATGGCCACCCCCCTCCGGGAGATCGTCTACGAGAGGGGAACCTTGCGCTTCAGGGTGGAGGTCTCGGGCTCGCCGCGGCTCTTCAGCGGCAGCTTCCAGGGTGACTCGATCACGGGGACGATCCAGCGGGGGGCCGCGGACAAGGCGGCCGGCGGACGCTTCTCCCTTAAATACGTTGAGTAGGGGCCGCGTCCGCACCGGCCTCGAGGAGCTGCTGGCCCGCCCCGGGGACCTGCGAGGCCTCCGCATCGGGCTTGTGGCCAACCCCGCCTCCGTCACCCCTGATCTCGAGCATGCCTCGCTAGCGCTCAAGTCCTCCCGGGCCTTCCGGCTGGCTGCGCTCTTCGGCCCCGAGCACGGGATCTGGGCCGATGCCCAAGACCTGGTCGAGGTGGAGGACAGCCGGGACTCCGCCACCGGCCTCCCCGTCCACAGCCTCTACGGCAAGAACCGGGTCCCCACCCCCGCCATGCTCGAGGGTTTGGACGCGGTGGTCCTCGACCTGCAGGACGTCGGCTCGCGCTACTACACTTTCATTTATACGATGCTGAACGTGTTGGAAGCGGCGGCTCGCGATCGCCGGCGCGTCGTGGTCCTCGACCGGCCCAACCCCCTGGGAGGGGTGACGGTGGAGGGCAACGTCCTCGAGCCCGAATACCGGTCCTTCGTGGGGCTTCACCCGCTCCCGGCGCGCCACGGCCTCACCATAGGCGAGCTTGCCCTCCTCTTCCAGGCCGAGCTCGCCCTCCCGGTGGATCTTCGGGTGGTGCCCATGCGGGGCTGGCGGCGCCCGATGCACTTCGAGGAGACGGGCCTGCCCTGGGTGCTGCCCTCTCCAAACATGCCCACCGTGGACACCGCGTTCGTCTACCCGGGAGGGTGCCTGATCGAGGGTACCAACCTCTCCGAGGGACGGGGCACCACCCGGCCCTTCGAGATGGTAGGGGCGCCCTGGCTCGATCCCTGGGTCCTGGCCCGGGACATGGCACGCGAGCGCCTACCCGGAGTCCGCTTCCGTCCCGCGTTCTTCACCCCCACTTTCCAGAAGCACGCCGGTCGGCTGTGCGGCGGCGTGCAGGTTCATGTTCAGGATCGCGGGCGCTTCTCCTCCTATCTGACCTACCTCCTGCTCATCGCGCACGCCCGCCGCCAGGACCAGTCCCGTTTTGCCTGGCGCGATCCTCCCTACGAATACGAGTACGTCAAGCGCCCCATAGACATCCTCTGCGGAACGGGCCGGGTTCGGCAGACGATCGAGCGCGGCCTGTCTCCCCGGCTCCTGGCCCGGGCCTTCCGGGCGGACGCGGCTGGCTTCCGGCGCCGTCGGGCCCCCTTCCTTTTGTATTGAATTCCTTGAACGGGGGGGCGGAGCTTCTGATAGACTCCGACTTCCCTCCCCCTCTCCGGGCGTCCCTCACGCCCGGGCCACGCAAGGAGCGTCTGCTGACCGCCGCTGACCCCGTTGCCCTCATCACTCTCGCCGTGATCCTCGGGGGCGTGATCGCCTTCCTCATCTCCTCCCTCCGCAGCCGCGGAACCGACGACGACGGGCACCCCGCCCTCGAGGACCTCCAGCGGCGGCTGGCCAGGATCGAGGATCAGGCACGGGAGCAAGCCGAGATATTCCGGCTCATTCCCCTTCTGCTTCACCAGATGTTCACGGTTCCAGGCCGCCGGGGGGCCGCGCCCCTGGCCCTGGGCCTCGTACAGCAGCTTCTGCGCCCGGAGCAATGCGCGGTCTTCATGGCCCGGCCCGCCCAGCGCCGCCTGGCCCTGGCCGAGGGGCACGGGCTGCCCGCCTCTCTCGTCCCCGGCTTCGAACTTGAATACGGGCAGGGTCGCGTGGGCCACGTGGCGGAGGCCCGGGTGGTCATGGACGAGGCGGACTTCGCGGCCGCCAGCCCCCTCCTGAAGAGTCATCTCGAGGCCACCGTCACCCCCGGCCTGCGCGCGGACCTCCTGGCCCCGATCGAAGACGAGGGCGAACTCATCGGCGTCCTGTGCGTGGGAGGCCTTCGGACCGGGCGCGGCCACGAGAAGGCCCTGCTGCGAATGGTAGCGGACGTGACCGCGGTCGCCCTGGCCCAGATCACCCGCCTACGCGCCACCGAGGAGGCCGCTAACGTGGACTCCTTGACCGGGGTCTACAACAAGCGGCACCTCCAGAGGCGGCTGGAGGATGAGTTGCAGAAGGCGCAGCGGGAGGGCGTGCCCCTGACCCTCCTCATGCTGGACATCGACCACTTCAAGAACTACAACGATGCCAACGGACACTTGGAAGGGGACGAGGTCCTCAAGAAAGTGGGCCAAGTCCTGAAGGGCTCGATCCGGGAGGACGACGTGGCCGCTCGCTACGGAGGCGAGGAGTTCGTGGTCCTCTATTTGGGGGCGGGCAAGGAGCTGGCCCTGCGCCTGGCGGAGGGCCTGCGGCGGGCCGTGGAATCGTTCGCCTTTGCCCACCGCGAGCTGCAGCCACTGGGCGCTCTGACCATCTCCGGAGGAGTCGCGAGCTTCCCTCGCGACGCGGGGAGCAGTGTCGATTTGATCCGTGCCGCCGACCAGGCCCTCTATGAGGCCAAGGCCTCCGGCCGCAACCGCATCCTGGCCGCGCGCATCACGTAGCCGAGGACGGCTCCTCGCGTATCGCGACCGCTTCTGGCTTGCCCGCCCCCGCGGGCGTCCTCCGGGAGGTGGTCAAGACCACCGCTACCAGGATCAGCGCCGCCCCCCCCACGAGAGTTGCGGAAACCGGCTCCCCCAGGATCGCCGACCCGAGGGCCACCGCGACCAAGGGGTTCACGTAGGCGTAGGTGCCGACCGTGCTCGCGGGCAACTCGTTCAGGCAGTAGGCAAAGGCAGTAAAGGCCAGGAGGGAGCCGAAGACCGCGAGGTAGACCAGGGCCACCCAGGCCCGGGCGGAGGCCGCGCCCAGGAGCCCGAGGTCCTCTCCTAGCAGGCGCGACAAGACGAAGAGCAGGGCCGAGCCGGCCAGCATCTCGACCGCGGAAGCGGTCAGGAGGGGCAGCCGGCGGGGCACGGATTGGGCGTAGAGCGAGCCCGCCGCCCAGGACACGCAGGCGATCTCCAGGGCCAGGATCCCGGGCCAGTGGCCGGCGGGCACGCCTCCCTCCGGGCGCACGACGAGAGCGACCCCCCCCAGGCCGACCAGCGTGCCCAGCCAGACGCGCGCCGTCCAGGCCTGCCCGCCCGGTCGCAAGCCATCCAGCAGGGTGAGCCAGAGCGGCACCGTGGCCACCACTAGGGCCGCGATCCCGCTCGGGATCGTCCGCTCCGCCCACATGACGAGTGCGTTGCCCCCGGCCAGAAGCAGGATCCCCACAAGGGCGTAGTCGAAGAGCTGCCGGCGGTCCGGCCGGGCGCGGGAGCGGTCGGCGAAGAAGGCAATGACGGCCATGACCGAACCCGCGGCCGAGAAGCGCAGGGCAGCCCCTAGGAAGGGCGGCATCTCCCGCACCACGATCCTTATGCCCAAGTAGGTCGACCCCCACACGACGTAGATGACGAGCAGGGAAAGCCAGGGCAGCAGCTCTCGGCGAGGGGAAGCCATGGTCACGGTAGGAGGGCCGGCTCCACCGGCCCCAGGGGCCCTTTCTCGACCAAGGTCTCGAGCACGAAGGCGGTGCGGGACGACTGAAGGGCGCGGGTAGCCTGCAGGTCGGCGAGCAGGGCGCTCACGTCCTCGATCTGGCGGCACTGGATCTGGGCCACGAAACAGTCCTCGCCGCTCACTCGGTAGACGGACCTTACCAGGGGGCTCCCGGTGAGCCGGCGCAAGACGTCCTTCTCCTTCTCGCGGGAGACGCCCCCGTCAAGGGTCAGGCGGACCTGCGCCCGGACCCCGAGGCCCAGGGCGGCGGGGTCCACATCGGCCCGGTAGCCCCGGATGACCTCCCTCCGCTCGAGGTCACGAATGCGCTCGGCCACGGCCTGCCGGGATAGACCGAGGTCCTTGGCGAGGTCGGCCGCAGTCCGCCGGCCGTCCCGGGAAAGCGCGAGTACGAGCCTCCGGTCCACGGGGTCCAGCGCCCCGCCCGCCGGGGAATTCCGCTTCATTTCCAAACACTACGCAGGATTCCTGTAAACCGTTCCATCGAATGTCAAGGTGTTGGCGTCCGCCGTTTGACAAAGGCCCGAATCCACGCCCTCCCCCGGACACGGTTGGCGTTAACATCTCTTGACCCACGAAACCCTTGACGGCGGTGCAGGCGCGGAACCACAATTCGGGTCTCCGGCCGGTGGCCCCATAAGCCCGGCCGATCCCGCGAGGTGCAAGCATGCGCAAGCCTCCCTCCCGCGAGGACGAGAATCCCAGCCCCGGATTCTCCCGGCGCGCTTTCTTGAAGACGGCCGGCGTCGGGGCCGCCGCCACCGGCCTGGTGGGCGTGGAGTCGCGGCCCCTGGGAGCCACCGTCCTGGGCCGCGAGGCCGCACCCCTGAGCCTGAAGGTCAACGGCTCCCTGCGCACCGTGACCGTCGAGCCACGGGTCACGCTCTTGAACGCGCTCCGCAACCACCTGGACCTCACGGGGGCCAAGCAGGTCTGCGACCGGGGCAGTTGCGGCGCCTGCACCGTGCTCCTAGACGGGGAGCCGGTCTGCTCCTGCCTCATGCTGGCCGCCGACGCCGCCGGCCACGAGATCACGACCGTGGAAGGCCTGGGCACACCCGAGAAGATGAGCCCCTTGCAGGCCGCTTTCGTGGAGTCTGACGCCCTGCAGTGCGGCTTCTGCACGCCCGGTTTCGTGGTGGCGGGCACCGCCCTCCTCTCCCACAACCCGGACCCGAGCCTGGAGCAGGTGAAGGACGGCCTGGCCGGGAACCTCTGTCGGTGCGGGACCTACGGCCGCGTATTCGAGGCGGTCCAGAAGGCGGCCCGGGTGCAGGCGGCCGCGCGAAAGAAGGGGTAGGCCATGGCCCAGCAGACGCCGACCAAGGATGGACCGACCGTCACCTTCAACGTGAAAGCGGGCATCCCGGGCGCTCCCCAGACGCTGGAGG from Vicinamibacteria bacterium encodes:
- a CDS encoding TrmH family RNA methyltransferase, which codes for MPRVRIVLVRPEGPANVGASARLVRNAGLAGLDLVAPGDWRTVECWRTAWGAQDVLEQARVFPDLGGAVGDSALAVALSSRGERKAPVLDVREAAARVAALGEGAVASLVFGPETSGLTADELARCGQRATIPTHPHQPALNLSHAVAIVAYEVFRAGRLPSSHPRLATHELKEAMLGLLCEGLQAVEALPKVNVERYFREWRALFARAELTPKDVRLLEHMARKMVRTRVGRVPAGHLHSRE
- a CDS encoding CBS domain-containing protein, yielding MKTIGAMVAGREVYHVRCDQTVREAARYLTERRVGAVAVLEGDRLAGIVSERDIMSRVVAPGLDPDEVMVREIMSRDLVVAAVNESHEDGLRKMKQAGCRHLPVVHGDRLVGMCSQRDLLQIDLSEKDEEIRWLNAYIHYTPPGA
- a CDS encoding PilZ domain-containing protein, which translates into the protein MPKAVLPNAEEGVPPESVLRKLRIPFVRRATLTHKGGTQEEVFVIDVGLSGVFIERAEPLPVGTEIEIRVSLPGNEIPFAASCRVAWWHPAGQPLPSKELPAGAGLEFVTLSEMDRGRLREQLEDYCRQHPRVRRFLRHWPEAERKGDDP
- a CDS encoding IPT/TIG domain-containing protein, which encodes MTGSSNDVTHPTLVVTGGPLDGTVFVADAAQNLLGSSSDCQIQVLLGNVEPFHAKLTRNPRGLLLSDGGSATGTYVNGEKIGADHLLNDGDRICLGPPGSKGSAKMLVRLPPGGGGLSAGSTDGSEVVDTDAEPLILVKPDHAPESTPGPTSPFSAPPLPPPAAPAAFPPPPPPPPSPPVEVPKAAPAPPPPPPPPPPTEAKKPAPRPEYTTDLPSIGDERARAPLEVPPPTVGKPKPSVIPKVRARAPLSPALILGLLALVLAAGGYYAFHRFWKTRPVLSSVLPPKVEPGQTVTLTGTGFETEPAGNTVRIGSQLGVVTSAGTTQLTVTVPAALADAGPQDLPVRVQTRGGQSQPLTLKVYRLPKILAIEPEVSMPGQEIVLRGQNLGGKPLIVVVGGLTAEVKEAEPEALRVVVPDVPVIQGRTTPVYVQIGPDSAKPGELILGRLPLVLQLSPSSGSAGDRVIVRGRGFDAEPSRNVVTFGGQPALVLAASAAEMTVSAPGLVGASTQTEVPVVVRAHGSASTTSALFVLKRVSAGTFLPRFFATPVAEFPGEDLAFVSSELGPLFVLSGKGEATSTAERAVHLASTLNTLVENGATRPPTFEFREKPAPNVAVVGNPVPLLIAGTADAAAYDKPWDPGQKSSGRASPRSLANYWTALLQDYFTLFLRGQRPLRVIELSPRGKALSEIYSEALREVGSGAGVPSRIVQPLGVSLSRALREMALLLPTEGQARATAALEGRWAGTMEEGGGGPREIRIRFRLEGPRLSGSLSAGEGGIEMATPLREIVYERGTLRFRVEVSGSPRLFSGSFQGDSITGTIQRGAADKAAGGRFSLKYVE
- a CDS encoding DUF1343 domain-containing protein; this encodes MSRGRVRTGLEELLARPGDLRGLRIGLVANPASVTPDLEHASLALKSSRAFRLAALFGPEHGIWADAQDLVEVEDSRDSATGLPVHSLYGKNRVPTPAMLEGLDAVVLDLQDVGSRYYTFIYTMLNVLEAAARDRRRVVVLDRPNPLGGVTVEGNVLEPEYRSFVGLHPLPARHGLTIGELALLFQAELALPVDLRVVPMRGWRRPMHFEETGLPWVLPSPNMPTVDTAFVYPGGCLIEGTNLSEGRGTTRPFEMVGAPWLDPWVLARDMARERLPGVRFRPAFFTPTFQKHAGRLCGGVQVHVQDRGRFSSYLTYLLLIAHARRQDQSRFAWRDPPYEYEYVKRPIDILCGTGRVRQTIERGLSPRLLARAFRADAAGFRRRRAPFLLY
- a CDS encoding sensor domain-containing diguanylate cyclase, yielding MNGGAELLIDSDFPPPLRASLTPGPRKERLLTAADPVALITLAVILGGVIAFLISSLRSRGTDDDGHPALEDLQRRLARIEDQAREQAEIFRLIPLLLHQMFTVPGRRGAAPLALGLVQQLLRPEQCAVFMARPAQRRLALAEGHGLPASLVPGFELEYGQGRVGHVAEARVVMDEADFAAASPLLKSHLEATVTPGLRADLLAPIEDEGELIGVLCVGGLRTGRGHEKALLRMVADVTAVALAQITRLRATEEAANVDSLTGVYNKRHLQRRLEDELQKAQREGVPLTLLMLDIDHFKNYNDANGHLEGDEVLKKVGQVLKGSIREDDVAARYGGEEFVVLYLGAGKELALRLAEGLRRAVESFAFAHRELQPLGALTISGGVASFPRDAGSSVDLIRAADQALYEAKASGRNRILAARIT
- a CDS encoding EamA family transporter, producing the protein MASPRRELLPWLSLLVIYVVWGSTYLGIRIVVREMPPFLGAALRFSAAGSVMAVIAFFADRSRARPDRRQLFDYALVGILLLAGGNALVMWAERTIPSGIAALVVATVPLWLTLLDGLRPGGQAWTARVWLGTLVGLGGVALVVRPEGGVPAGHWPGILALEIACVSWAAGSLYAQSVPRRLPLLTASAVEMLAGSALLFVLSRLLGEDLGLLGAASARAWVALVYLAVFGSLLAFTAFAYCLNELPASTVGTYAYVNPLVAVALGSAILGEPVSATLVGGAALILVAVVLTTSRRTPAGAGKPEAVAIREEPSSAT
- a CDS encoding Lrp/AsnC family transcriptional regulator — encoded protein: MKRNSPAGGALDPVDRRLVLALSRDGRRTAADLAKDLGLSRQAVAERIRDLERREVIRGYRADVDPAALGLGVRAQVRLTLDGGVSREKEKDVLRRLTGSPLVRSVYRVSGEDCFVAQIQCRQIEDVSALLADLQATRALQSSRTAFVLETLVEKGPLGPVEPALLP
- a CDS encoding (2Fe-2S)-binding protein, translated to MRKPPSREDENPSPGFSRRAFLKTAGVGAAATGLVGVESRPLGATVLGREAAPLSLKVNGSLRTVTVEPRVTLLNALRNHLDLTGAKQVCDRGSCGACTVLLDGEPVCSCLMLAADAAGHEITTVEGLGTPEKMSPLQAAFVESDALQCGFCTPGFVVAGTALLSHNPDPSLEQVKDGLAGNLCRCGTYGRVFEAVQKAARVQAAARKKG